Proteins encoded in a region of the Homo sapiens chromosome 9, GRCh38.p14 Primary Assembly genome:
- the SLC2A8 gene encoding solute carrier family 2, facilitated glucose transporter member 8 isoform X3 yields MTPEDPEETQPLLGPPGGSAPRGRRVFLAAFAAALGPLSFGFALGYSSPAIPSLQRAAPPAPRLDDAAASWFGVRPRARSSRPGTPRPPLGTGIGTLRPPPFPSGQASGPAATTFPHETGIGPLCPPSLPSGRASSPSAPTPPLGTSTGPLSPLPLPSGRARGPGSFTSEPAGSGWRGRMGCGFGAPSSAAARLQAVVTLGAAAGGVLGGWLVDRAGRKLSLLLCSVPFVAGFAVITAAQDVWMLLGGRLLTGLACGVASLVAPVYISEIAYPAVRGLLGSCVQLMVVVGILLAYLAGWVLEWRWLAVLGCVPPSLMLLLMCFMPETPRFLLTQHRRQEAMAALRFLWGSEQGWEDPPIGAEQSFHLALLRQPGIYKPFIIGVSLMAFQQLSGVNAVMFYAETIFEEAKFKDSSLASVVVGVIQVLFTAVAALIMDRAGRRLLLVLSGVVMVFSTSAFGAYFKLTQGGPGNSSHVAISAPVSAQPVDASVGLAWLAVGSMCLFIAGFAVGWGPIPWLLMSEIFPLHVKGVATGICVLTNWLMAFLVTKEFSSLMLLLLL; encoded by the exons ATGACGCCCGAGGACCCAGAGGAAACCCAGCCGCTTCTGGGGCCTCCTGGCGGCAG CGCGCCCCGCGGCCGCCGCGTCTTCCTCGCCGCCTTCGCCGCTGCCCTGGGCCCACTCAGCTTCGGCTTCGCGCTCGGCTACAGCTCCCCGGCCATCCCTAGCCTGCAGCGCGCCGCGCCCCCGGCCCCGCGCCTGGACGACGCCGCCGCCTCCTGGTTCGGGGTGAGGCCCCGGGCTCGCTCCTCCCGCCCTGGGACCCCACGCCCTCCTCTCGGGACGGGCATCGGGACCCTCCgccccccacccttcccctcGGGACAGGCATCGGGCCCCGCCGCCACCACCTTTCCCCACGAGACAGGCATTGGGCCTCTCTGCCCCCCATCCCTTCCCTCGGGACGGGCATCGAgcccctcagcccccacccctcccctcggGACGAGCACCGGGCCCCTCAGCCCCCTACCCCTCCCCTCGGGACGGGCGCGGGGCCCCGGCTCTTTTACCTCTGAGCCCGCGGGGAGTGGGTGGAGGGGGAGGATGGGCTGCGGCTTCGGCGCCCCCTCCTCAGCAGCCGCCCGCCTCCAGGCTGTCGTGACCCTGGGTGCCGCGGCGGGGGGAGTGCTGGGCGGCTGGCTGGTGGACCGCGCCGGGCGCAAGCTGAGCCTCTTGCTGTGCTCCGTGCCCTTCGTGGCCGGCTTTGCCGTCATCACCGCGGCCCAGGACGTGTGGATGCTGCTGGGGGGCCGCCTCCTCACCGGCCTGGCCTGCGGTGTTGCCTCCCTAGTGGCCCCG GTCTACATCTCCGAAATCGCCTACCCAGCAGTCCGGGGGTTGCTCGGCTCCTGTGTGCAGCTAATGGTCGTCGTCGGCATCCTCCTGGCCTACCTGGCAG GCTGGGTGCTGGAGTGGCGCTGGCTGGCTGTGCTGGGCTGCGTGCCCCCCTCCCTCATGCTGCTTCTCATGTGCTTCATGCCCGAGACCCCGCGCTTCCTGCTGACTCAGCACAGGCGCCAGGAGGCCATGGCCGCCCTGCGGTTCCTGTGGGGCTCCGAGCAGGGCTGGGAAGACCCCCCCATCGGGGCTGAGCAG AGCTTTCACCTGGCCCTGCTGCGGCAGCCCGGCATCTACAAGCCCTTCATCATCGGCGTCTCCCTGATGGCCTTCCAGCAGCTGTCGGGGGTCAACGCCGTCATGTTCTATGCAGAGACCATCTTTGAAGAGGCCAAGTTCAAG GACAGCAGCCTGGCCTCGGTCGTCGTGGGTGTCATCCAGGTGCTGTTCACAGCTGTGGCGGCTCTCATCATGGACAGAGCAGGGCGGAGGCTGCTCCTGGTCTTGTCAG GTGTGGTCATGGTGTTCAGCACGAGTGCCTTCGGCGCCTACTTCAAGCTGACCCAGGGTGGCCCTGGCAACTCCTCGCACGTGGCCATCTCGGCGCCTGTCTCTGCACAGCCTGTTGATGCCAGCGTGGGGCTGGCCTGGCTGGCCGTGGGCAGCATGTGCCTCTTCATCGCCG GCTTTGCGGTGGGCTGGGGGCCCATCCCCTGGCTCCTCATGTCAGAGATCTTCCCTCTGCATGTCAAGGGCGTGGCGACAGGCATCTGCGTCCTCACCAACTGGCTCATGGCCTTTCTCGTGACCAAGGAGTTCAGCAGCCTCATG ctcctgctgctgctctga
- the SLC2A8 gene encoding solute carrier family 2, facilitated glucose transporter member 8 isoform X6: MTPEDPEETQPLLGPPGGSAPRGRRVFLAAFAAALGPLSFGFALGYSSPAIPSLQRAAPPAPRLDDAAASWFGAVVTLGAAAGGVLGGWLVDRAGRKLSLLLCSVPFVAGFAVITAAQDVWMLLGGRLLTGLACGVASLVAPVYISEIAYPAVRGLLGSCVQLMVVVGILLAYLAGWVLEWRWLAVLGCVPPSLMLLLMCFMPETPRFLLTQHRRQEAMAALRFLWGSEQGWEDPPIGAEQSFHLALLRQPGIYKPFIIGVSLMAFQQLSGVNAVMFYAETIFEEAKFKDSSLASVVVGVIQVLFTAVAALIMDRAGRRLLLVLSGVVMVFSTSAFGAYFKLTQGGPGNSSHVAISAPVSAQPVDASVGLAWLAVGSMCLFIAGFAVGWGPIPWLLMSEIFPLHVKGVATGICVLTNWLMAFLVTKEFSSLMLLLLL, from the exons ATGACGCCCGAGGACCCAGAGGAAACCCAGCCGCTTCTGGGGCCTCCTGGCGGCAG CGCGCCCCGCGGCCGCCGCGTCTTCCTCGCCGCCTTCGCCGCTGCCCTGGGCCCACTCAGCTTCGGCTTCGCGCTCGGCTACAGCTCCCCGGCCATCCCTAGCCTGCAGCGCGCCGCGCCCCCGGCCCCGCGCCTGGACGACGCCGCCGCCTCCTGGTTCGGG GCTGTCGTGACCCTGGGTGCCGCGGCGGGGGGAGTGCTGGGCGGCTGGCTGGTGGACCGCGCCGGGCGCAAGCTGAGCCTCTTGCTGTGCTCCGTGCCCTTCGTGGCCGGCTTTGCCGTCATCACCGCGGCCCAGGACGTGTGGATGCTGCTGGGGGGCCGCCTCCTCACCGGCCTGGCCTGCGGTGTTGCCTCCCTAGTGGCCCCG GTCTACATCTCCGAAATCGCCTACCCAGCAGTCCGGGGGTTGCTCGGCTCCTGTGTGCAGCTAATGGTCGTCGTCGGCATCCTCCTGGCCTACCTGGCAG GCTGGGTGCTGGAGTGGCGCTGGCTGGCTGTGCTGGGCTGCGTGCCCCCCTCCCTCATGCTGCTTCTCATGTGCTTCATGCCCGAGACCCCGCGCTTCCTGCTGACTCAGCACAGGCGCCAGGAGGCCATGGCCGCCCTGCGGTTCCTGTGGGGCTCCGAGCAGGGCTGGGAAGACCCCCCCATCGGGGCTGAGCAG AGCTTTCACCTGGCCCTGCTGCGGCAGCCCGGCATCTACAAGCCCTTCATCATCGGCGTCTCCCTGATGGCCTTCCAGCAGCTGTCGGGGGTCAACGCCGTCATGTTCTATGCAGAGACCATCTTTGAAGAGGCCAAGTTCAAG GACAGCAGCCTGGCCTCGGTCGTCGTGGGTGTCATCCAGGTGCTGTTCACAGCTGTGGCGGCTCTCATCATGGACAGAGCAGGGCGGAGGCTGCTCCTGGTCTTGTCAG GTGTGGTCATGGTGTTCAGCACGAGTGCCTTCGGCGCCTACTTCAAGCTGACCCAGGGTGGCCCTGGCAACTCCTCGCACGTGGCCATCTCGGCGCCTGTCTCTGCACAGCCTGTTGATGCCAGCGTGGGGCTGGCCTGGCTGGCCGTGGGCAGCATGTGCCTCTTCATCGCCG GCTTTGCGGTGGGCTGGGGGCCCATCCCCTGGCTCCTCATGTCAGAGATCTTCCCTCTGCATGTCAAGGGCGTGGCGACAGGCATCTGCGTCCTCACCAACTGGCTCATGGCCTTTCTCGTGACCAAGGAGTTCAGCAGCCTCATG ctcctgctgctgctctga
- the SLC2A8 gene encoding solute carrier family 2, facilitated glucose transporter member 8 isoform X7: MTPEDPEETQPLLGPPGGSAPRGRRVFLAAFAAALGPLSFGFALGYSSPAIPSLQRAAPPAPRLDDAAASWFGVRPRARSSRPGTPRPPLGTGIGTLRPPPFPSGQASGPAATTFPHETGIGPLCPPSLPSGRASSPSAPTPPLGTSTGPLSPLPLPSGRARGPGSFTSEPAGSGWRGRMGCGFGAPSSAAARLQAVVTLGAAAGGVLGGWLVDRAGRKLSLLLCSVPFVAGFAVITAAQDVWMLLGGRLLTGLACGVASLVAPVYISEIAYPAVRGLLGSCVQLMVVVGILLAYLAGWVLEWRWLAVLGCVPPSLMLLLMCFMPETPRFLLTQHRRQEAMAALRFLWGSEQGWEDPPIGAEQSFHLALLRQPGIYKPFIIGVSLMAFQQLSGVNAVMFYAETIFEEAKFKVWSWCSARVPSAPTSS, translated from the exons ATGACGCCCGAGGACCCAGAGGAAACCCAGCCGCTTCTGGGGCCTCCTGGCGGCAG CGCGCCCCGCGGCCGCCGCGTCTTCCTCGCCGCCTTCGCCGCTGCCCTGGGCCCACTCAGCTTCGGCTTCGCGCTCGGCTACAGCTCCCCGGCCATCCCTAGCCTGCAGCGCGCCGCGCCCCCGGCCCCGCGCCTGGACGACGCCGCCGCCTCCTGGTTCGGGGTGAGGCCCCGGGCTCGCTCCTCCCGCCCTGGGACCCCACGCCCTCCTCTCGGGACGGGCATCGGGACCCTCCgccccccacccttcccctcGGGACAGGCATCGGGCCCCGCCGCCACCACCTTTCCCCACGAGACAGGCATTGGGCCTCTCTGCCCCCCATCCCTTCCCTCGGGACGGGCATCGAgcccctcagcccccacccctcccctcggGACGAGCACCGGGCCCCTCAGCCCCCTACCCCTCCCCTCGGGACGGGCGCGGGGCCCCGGCTCTTTTACCTCTGAGCCCGCGGGGAGTGGGTGGAGGGGGAGGATGGGCTGCGGCTTCGGCGCCCCCTCCTCAGCAGCCGCCCGCCTCCAGGCTGTCGTGACCCTGGGTGCCGCGGCGGGGGGAGTGCTGGGCGGCTGGCTGGTGGACCGCGCCGGGCGCAAGCTGAGCCTCTTGCTGTGCTCCGTGCCCTTCGTGGCCGGCTTTGCCGTCATCACCGCGGCCCAGGACGTGTGGATGCTGCTGGGGGGCCGCCTCCTCACCGGCCTGGCCTGCGGTGTTGCCTCCCTAGTGGCCCCG GTCTACATCTCCGAAATCGCCTACCCAGCAGTCCGGGGGTTGCTCGGCTCCTGTGTGCAGCTAATGGTCGTCGTCGGCATCCTCCTGGCCTACCTGGCAG GCTGGGTGCTGGAGTGGCGCTGGCTGGCTGTGCTGGGCTGCGTGCCCCCCTCCCTCATGCTGCTTCTCATGTGCTTCATGCCCGAGACCCCGCGCTTCCTGCTGACTCAGCACAGGCGCCAGGAGGCCATGGCCGCCCTGCGGTTCCTGTGGGGCTCCGAGCAGGGCTGGGAAGACCCCCCCATCGGGGCTGAGCAG AGCTTTCACCTGGCCCTGCTGCGGCAGCCCGGCATCTACAAGCCCTTCATCATCGGCGTCTCCCTGATGGCCTTCCAGCAGCTGTCGGGGGTCAACGCCGTCATGTTCTATGCAGAGACCATCTTTGAAGAGGCCAAGTTCAAG GTGTGGTCATGGTGTTCAGCACGAGTGCCTTCGGCGCCTACTTCAAGCTGA
- the SLC2A8 gene encoding solute carrier family 2, facilitated glucose transporter member 8 isoform X5 yields MTPEDPEETQPLLGPPGGSAPRGRRVFLAAFAAALGPLSFGFALGYSSPAIPSLQRAAPPAPRLDDAAASWFGAVVTLGAAAGGVLGGWLVDRAGRKLSLLLCSVPFVAGFAVITAAQDVWMLLGGRLLTGLACGVASLVAPVYISEIAYPAVRGLLGSCVQLMVVVGILLAYLAGWVLEWRWLAVLGCVPPSLMLLLMCFMPETPRFLLTQHRRQEAMAALRFLWGSEQGWEDPPIGAEQQLSGVNAVMFYAETIFEEAKFKDSSLASVVVGVIQVLFTAVAALIMDRAGRRLLLVLSGVVMVFSTSAFGAYFKLTQGGPGNSSHVAISAPVSAQPVDASVGLAWLAVGSMCLFIAGFAVGWGPIPWLLMSEIFPLHVKGVATGICVLTNWLMAFLVTKEFSSLMEVLRPYGAFWLASAFCIFSVLFTLFCVPETKGKTLEQITAHFEGR; encoded by the exons ATGACGCCCGAGGACCCAGAGGAAACCCAGCCGCTTCTGGGGCCTCCTGGCGGCAG CGCGCCCCGCGGCCGCCGCGTCTTCCTCGCCGCCTTCGCCGCTGCCCTGGGCCCACTCAGCTTCGGCTTCGCGCTCGGCTACAGCTCCCCGGCCATCCCTAGCCTGCAGCGCGCCGCGCCCCCGGCCCCGCGCCTGGACGACGCCGCCGCCTCCTGGTTCGGG GCTGTCGTGACCCTGGGTGCCGCGGCGGGGGGAGTGCTGGGCGGCTGGCTGGTGGACCGCGCCGGGCGCAAGCTGAGCCTCTTGCTGTGCTCCGTGCCCTTCGTGGCCGGCTTTGCCGTCATCACCGCGGCCCAGGACGTGTGGATGCTGCTGGGGGGCCGCCTCCTCACCGGCCTGGCCTGCGGTGTTGCCTCCCTAGTGGCCCCG GTCTACATCTCCGAAATCGCCTACCCAGCAGTCCGGGGGTTGCTCGGCTCCTGTGTGCAGCTAATGGTCGTCGTCGGCATCCTCCTGGCCTACCTGGCAG GCTGGGTGCTGGAGTGGCGCTGGCTGGCTGTGCTGGGCTGCGTGCCCCCCTCCCTCATGCTGCTTCTCATGTGCTTCATGCCCGAGACCCCGCGCTTCCTGCTGACTCAGCACAGGCGCCAGGAGGCCATGGCCGCCCTGCGGTTCCTGTGGGGCTCCGAGCAGGGCTGGGAAGACCCCCCCATCGGGGCTGAGCAG CAGCTGTCGGGGGTCAACGCCGTCATGTTCTATGCAGAGACCATCTTTGAAGAGGCCAAGTTCAAG GACAGCAGCCTGGCCTCGGTCGTCGTGGGTGTCATCCAGGTGCTGTTCACAGCTGTGGCGGCTCTCATCATGGACAGAGCAGGGCGGAGGCTGCTCCTGGTCTTGTCAG GTGTGGTCATGGTGTTCAGCACGAGTGCCTTCGGCGCCTACTTCAAGCTGACCCAGGGTGGCCCTGGCAACTCCTCGCACGTGGCCATCTCGGCGCCTGTCTCTGCACAGCCTGTTGATGCCAGCGTGGGGCTGGCCTGGCTGGCCGTGGGCAGCATGTGCCTCTTCATCGCCG GCTTTGCGGTGGGCTGGGGGCCCATCCCCTGGCTCCTCATGTCAGAGATCTTCCCTCTGCATGTCAAGGGCGTGGCGACAGGCATCTGCGTCCTCACCAACTGGCTCATGGCCTTTCTCGTGACCAAGGAGTTCAGCAGCCTCATG GAGGTCCTCAGGCCCTATGGAGCCTTCTGGCTTGCCTCCGCTTTCTGCATCTTCAGTGTCCTTTTCACTTTGTTCTGTGTCCCTGAAACTAAAGGAAAGACTCTGGAACAAATCACAGCCCATTTTGAGGGGCGATGA
- the SLC2A8 gene encoding solute carrier family 2, facilitated glucose transporter member 8 isoform X2 — protein sequence MTPEDPEETQPLLGPPGGSAPRGRRVFLAAFAAALGPLSFGFALGYSSPAIPSLQRAAPPAPRLDDAAASWFGVRPRARSSRPGTPRPPLGTGIGTLRPPPFPSGQASGPAATTFPHETGIGPLCPPSLPSGRASSPSAPTPPLGTSTGPLSPLPLPSGRARGPGSFTSEPAGSGWRGRMGCGFGAPSSAAARLQAVVTLGAAAGGVLGGWLVDRAGRKLSLLLCSVPFVAGFAVITAAQDVWMLLGGRLLTGLACGVASLVAPVYISEIAYPAVRGLLGSCVQLMVVVGILLAYLAGWVLEWRWLAVLGCVPPSLMLLLMCFMPETPRFLLTQHRRQEAMAALRFLWGSEQGWEDPPIGAEQQLSGVNAVMFYAETIFEEAKFKDSSLASVVVGVIQVLFTAVAALIMDRAGRRLLLVLSGVVMVFSTSAFGAYFKLTQGGPGNSSHVAISAPVSAQPVDASVGLAWLAVGSMCLFIAGFAVGWGPIPWLLMSEIFPLHVKGVATGICVLTNWLMAFLVTKEFSSLMEVLRPYGAFWLASAFCIFSVLFTLFCVPETKGKTLEQITAHFEGR from the exons ATGACGCCCGAGGACCCAGAGGAAACCCAGCCGCTTCTGGGGCCTCCTGGCGGCAG CGCGCCCCGCGGCCGCCGCGTCTTCCTCGCCGCCTTCGCCGCTGCCCTGGGCCCACTCAGCTTCGGCTTCGCGCTCGGCTACAGCTCCCCGGCCATCCCTAGCCTGCAGCGCGCCGCGCCCCCGGCCCCGCGCCTGGACGACGCCGCCGCCTCCTGGTTCGGGGTGAGGCCCCGGGCTCGCTCCTCCCGCCCTGGGACCCCACGCCCTCCTCTCGGGACGGGCATCGGGACCCTCCgccccccacccttcccctcGGGACAGGCATCGGGCCCCGCCGCCACCACCTTTCCCCACGAGACAGGCATTGGGCCTCTCTGCCCCCCATCCCTTCCCTCGGGACGGGCATCGAgcccctcagcccccacccctcccctcggGACGAGCACCGGGCCCCTCAGCCCCCTACCCCTCCCCTCGGGACGGGCGCGGGGCCCCGGCTCTTTTACCTCTGAGCCCGCGGGGAGTGGGTGGAGGGGGAGGATGGGCTGCGGCTTCGGCGCCCCCTCCTCAGCAGCCGCCCGCCTCCAGGCTGTCGTGACCCTGGGTGCCGCGGCGGGGGGAGTGCTGGGCGGCTGGCTGGTGGACCGCGCCGGGCGCAAGCTGAGCCTCTTGCTGTGCTCCGTGCCCTTCGTGGCCGGCTTTGCCGTCATCACCGCGGCCCAGGACGTGTGGATGCTGCTGGGGGGCCGCCTCCTCACCGGCCTGGCCTGCGGTGTTGCCTCCCTAGTGGCCCCG GTCTACATCTCCGAAATCGCCTACCCAGCAGTCCGGGGGTTGCTCGGCTCCTGTGTGCAGCTAATGGTCGTCGTCGGCATCCTCCTGGCCTACCTGGCAG GCTGGGTGCTGGAGTGGCGCTGGCTGGCTGTGCTGGGCTGCGTGCCCCCCTCCCTCATGCTGCTTCTCATGTGCTTCATGCCCGAGACCCCGCGCTTCCTGCTGACTCAGCACAGGCGCCAGGAGGCCATGGCCGCCCTGCGGTTCCTGTGGGGCTCCGAGCAGGGCTGGGAAGACCCCCCCATCGGGGCTGAGCAG CAGCTGTCGGGGGTCAACGCCGTCATGTTCTATGCAGAGACCATCTTTGAAGAGGCCAAGTTCAAG GACAGCAGCCTGGCCTCGGTCGTCGTGGGTGTCATCCAGGTGCTGTTCACAGCTGTGGCGGCTCTCATCATGGACAGAGCAGGGCGGAGGCTGCTCCTGGTCTTGTCAG GTGTGGTCATGGTGTTCAGCACGAGTGCCTTCGGCGCCTACTTCAAGCTGACCCAGGGTGGCCCTGGCAACTCCTCGCACGTGGCCATCTCGGCGCCTGTCTCTGCACAGCCTGTTGATGCCAGCGTGGGGCTGGCCTGGCTGGCCGTGGGCAGCATGTGCCTCTTCATCGCCG GCTTTGCGGTGGGCTGGGGGCCCATCCCCTGGCTCCTCATGTCAGAGATCTTCCCTCTGCATGTCAAGGGCGTGGCGACAGGCATCTGCGTCCTCACCAACTGGCTCATGGCCTTTCTCGTGACCAAGGAGTTCAGCAGCCTCATG GAGGTCCTCAGGCCCTATGGAGCCTTCTGGCTTGCCTCCGCTTTCTGCATCTTCAGTGTCCTTTTCACTTTGTTCTGTGTCCCTGAAACTAAAGGAAAGACTCTGGAACAAATCACAGCCCATTTTGAGGGGCGATGA
- the SLC2A8 gene encoding solute carrier family 2, facilitated glucose transporter member 8 isoform 1 (isoform 1 is encoded by transcript variant 1) produces the protein MTPEDPEETQPLLGPPGGSAPRGRRVFLAAFAAALGPLSFGFALGYSSPAIPSLQRAAPPAPRLDDAAASWFGAVVTLGAAAGGVLGGWLVDRAGRKLSLLLCSVPFVAGFAVITAAQDVWMLLGGRLLTGLACGVASLVAPVYISEIAYPAVRGLLGSCVQLMVVVGILLAYLAGWVLEWRWLAVLGCVPPSLMLLLMCFMPETPRFLLTQHRRQEAMAALRFLWGSEQGWEDPPIGAEQSFHLALLRQPGIYKPFIIGVSLMAFQQLSGVNAVMFYAETIFEEAKFKDSSLASVVVGVIQVLFTAVAALIMDRAGRRLLLVLSGVVMVFSTSAFGAYFKLTQGGPGNSSHVAISAPVSAQPVDASVGLAWLAVGSMCLFIAGFAVGWGPIPWLLMSEIFPLHVKGVATGICVLTNWLMAFLVTKEFSSLMEVLRPYGAFWLASAFCIFSVLFTLFCVPETKGKTLEQITAHFEGR, from the exons ATGACGCCCGAGGACCCAGAGGAAACCCAGCCGCTTCTGGGGCCTCCTGGCGGCAG CGCGCCCCGCGGCCGCCGCGTCTTCCTCGCCGCCTTCGCCGCTGCCCTGGGCCCACTCAGCTTCGGCTTCGCGCTCGGCTACAGCTCCCCGGCCATCCCTAGCCTGCAGCGCGCCGCGCCCCCGGCCCCGCGCCTGGACGACGCCGCCGCCTCCTGGTTCGGG GCTGTCGTGACCCTGGGTGCCGCGGCGGGGGGAGTGCTGGGCGGCTGGCTGGTGGACCGCGCCGGGCGCAAGCTGAGCCTCTTGCTGTGCTCCGTGCCCTTCGTGGCCGGCTTTGCCGTCATCACCGCGGCCCAGGACGTGTGGATGCTGCTGGGGGGCCGCCTCCTCACCGGCCTGGCCTGCGGTGTTGCCTCCCTAGTGGCCCCG GTCTACATCTCCGAAATCGCCTACCCAGCAGTCCGGGGGTTGCTCGGCTCCTGTGTGCAGCTAATGGTCGTCGTCGGCATCCTCCTGGCCTACCTGGCAG GCTGGGTGCTGGAGTGGCGCTGGCTGGCTGTGCTGGGCTGCGTGCCCCCCTCCCTCATGCTGCTTCTCATGTGCTTCATGCCCGAGACCCCGCGCTTCCTGCTGACTCAGCACAGGCGCCAGGAGGCCATGGCCGCCCTGCGGTTCCTGTGGGGCTCCGAGCAGGGCTGGGAAGACCCCCCCATCGGGGCTGAGCAG AGCTTTCACCTGGCCCTGCTGCGGCAGCCCGGCATCTACAAGCCCTTCATCATCGGCGTCTCCCTGATGGCCTTCCAGCAGCTGTCGGGGGTCAACGCCGTCATGTTCTATGCAGAGACCATCTTTGAAGAGGCCAAGTTCAAG GACAGCAGCCTGGCCTCGGTCGTCGTGGGTGTCATCCAGGTGCTGTTCACAGCTGTGGCGGCTCTCATCATGGACAGAGCAGGGCGGAGGCTGCTCCTGGTCTTGTCAG GTGTGGTCATGGTGTTCAGCACGAGTGCCTTCGGCGCCTACTTCAAGCTGACCCAGGGTGGCCCTGGCAACTCCTCGCACGTGGCCATCTCGGCGCCTGTCTCTGCACAGCCTGTTGATGCCAGCGTGGGGCTGGCCTGGCTGGCCGTGGGCAGCATGTGCCTCTTCATCGCCG GCTTTGCGGTGGGCTGGGGGCCCATCCCCTGGCTCCTCATGTCAGAGATCTTCCCTCTGCATGTCAAGGGCGTGGCGACAGGCATCTGCGTCCTCACCAACTGGCTCATGGCCTTTCTCGTGACCAAGGAGTTCAGCAGCCTCATG GAGGTCCTCAGGCCCTATGGAGCCTTCTGGCTTGCCTCCGCTTTCTGCATCTTCAGTGTCCTTTTCACTTTGTTCTGTGTCCCTGAAACTAAAGGAAAGACTCTGGAACAAATCACAGCCCATTTTGAGGGGCGATGA
- the SLC2A8 gene encoding solute carrier family 2, facilitated glucose transporter member 8 isoform 2 (isoform 2 is encoded by transcript variant 2) yields MTPEDPEETQPLLGPPGGSAPRGRRVFLAAFAAALGPLSFGFALGYSSPAIPSLQRAAPPAPRLDDAAASWFGAVVTLGAAAGGVLGGWLVDRAGRKLSLLLCSVPFVAGFAVITAAQDVWMLLGGRLLTGLACGVASLVAPVYISEIAYPAVRGLLGSCVQLMVVVGILLAYLAGWVLEWRWLAVLGCVPPSLMLLLMCFMPETPRFLLTQHRRQEAMAALRFLWGSEQGWEDPPIGAEQSFHLALLRQPGIYKPFIIGVSLMAFQQLSGVNAVMFYAETIFEEAKFKDSSLASVVVGVIQVLFTAVAALIMDRAGRRLLLVLSGVVMVFSTSAFGAYFKLTQGGPGNSSHVAISAPVSAQPVDASVGLAWLAVGSMCLFIAGGPQALWSLLACLRFLHLQCPFHFVLCP; encoded by the exons ATGACGCCCGAGGACCCAGAGGAAACCCAGCCGCTTCTGGGGCCTCCTGGCGGCAG CGCGCCCCGCGGCCGCCGCGTCTTCCTCGCCGCCTTCGCCGCTGCCCTGGGCCCACTCAGCTTCGGCTTCGCGCTCGGCTACAGCTCCCCGGCCATCCCTAGCCTGCAGCGCGCCGCGCCCCCGGCCCCGCGCCTGGACGACGCCGCCGCCTCCTGGTTCGGG GCTGTCGTGACCCTGGGTGCCGCGGCGGGGGGAGTGCTGGGCGGCTGGCTGGTGGACCGCGCCGGGCGCAAGCTGAGCCTCTTGCTGTGCTCCGTGCCCTTCGTGGCCGGCTTTGCCGTCATCACCGCGGCCCAGGACGTGTGGATGCTGCTGGGGGGCCGCCTCCTCACCGGCCTGGCCTGCGGTGTTGCCTCCCTAGTGGCCCCG GTCTACATCTCCGAAATCGCCTACCCAGCAGTCCGGGGGTTGCTCGGCTCCTGTGTGCAGCTAATGGTCGTCGTCGGCATCCTCCTGGCCTACCTGGCAG GCTGGGTGCTGGAGTGGCGCTGGCTGGCTGTGCTGGGCTGCGTGCCCCCCTCCCTCATGCTGCTTCTCATGTGCTTCATGCCCGAGACCCCGCGCTTCCTGCTGACTCAGCACAGGCGCCAGGAGGCCATGGCCGCCCTGCGGTTCCTGTGGGGCTCCGAGCAGGGCTGGGAAGACCCCCCCATCGGGGCTGAGCAG AGCTTTCACCTGGCCCTGCTGCGGCAGCCCGGCATCTACAAGCCCTTCATCATCGGCGTCTCCCTGATGGCCTTCCAGCAGCTGTCGGGGGTCAACGCCGTCATGTTCTATGCAGAGACCATCTTTGAAGAGGCCAAGTTCAAG GACAGCAGCCTGGCCTCGGTCGTCGTGGGTGTCATCCAGGTGCTGTTCACAGCTGTGGCGGCTCTCATCATGGACAGAGCAGGGCGGAGGCTGCTCCTGGTCTTGTCAG GTGTGGTCATGGTGTTCAGCACGAGTGCCTTCGGCGCCTACTTCAAGCTGACCCAGGGTGGCCCTGGCAACTCCTCGCACGTGGCCATCTCGGCGCCTGTCTCTGCACAGCCTGTTGATGCCAGCGTGGGGCTGGCCTGGCTGGCCGTGGGCAGCATGTGCCTCTTCATCGCCG GAGGTCCTCAGGCCCTATGGAGCCTTCTGGCTTGCCTCCGCTTTCTGCATCTTCAGTGTCCTTTTCACTTTGTTCTGTGTCCCTGA